A window of the Microbacterium sp. LWH13-1.2 genome harbors these coding sequences:
- a CDS encoding DNA-3-methyladenine glycosylase 2 family protein yields MTLTADAGAADAAPQSPPRTTVYRPAVPVDLRATVGMLRRGPGDPTMVFDGPVIWRTLRTPLGPATLALRVHGDEIRATAWGTGADPALDTVPSLCGADDDPSGFDPSPHPFIAEVARRTRGLRLARTGVVFDALACAIIEQKVTGLEAFRAWRLLVTKFGERAPGPTPRPMYTAPTAEQWRRIPSWDWHRVAVQPPQSKTIVRVAERAESISRALLAASTGDDRDRVLTSFPGIGPWTSAETRIRALGDPDAVSVGDYHLAHEVGYALTGHRTDDDGMLELLEPWAGHRQRVIRLIFASRVSEPRRGPRLSPEDHRGR; encoded by the coding sequence ATGACCCTGACCGCGGATGCCGGAGCCGCTGACGCAGCACCGCAGAGCCCGCCGCGGACGACTGTGTACCGTCCGGCCGTGCCTGTCGATCTGCGCGCCACGGTGGGTATGCTTCGCCGTGGCCCCGGCGACCCGACCATGGTCTTCGACGGCCCGGTGATCTGGCGCACACTGCGCACACCGCTGGGGCCTGCGACACTCGCCCTCCGAGTGCACGGCGACGAGATCAGGGCGACCGCGTGGGGCACCGGAGCGGATCCCGCGCTCGACACCGTGCCGTCGCTCTGCGGCGCCGACGACGATCCTTCGGGTTTCGACCCGTCCCCTCATCCGTTCATCGCCGAGGTGGCCCGCCGCACGCGCGGATTGCGCCTGGCCCGCACAGGTGTCGTCTTCGATGCTCTCGCCTGCGCCATCATCGAGCAGAAGGTCACCGGGCTCGAGGCGTTCCGCGCCTGGCGTCTGCTCGTCACGAAATTCGGCGAGCGCGCACCAGGGCCGACGCCGAGACCGATGTACACCGCTCCGACTGCGGAGCAGTGGCGTCGCATACCCTCCTGGGACTGGCACCGCGTCGCCGTGCAGCCGCCGCAGTCGAAGACGATCGTGCGAGTGGCCGAGCGTGCAGAGAGCATCTCCCGCGCCCTCCTGGCGGCCTCCACCGGCGATGATCGCGACCGCGTGCTGACGAGCTTCCCCGGGATCGGCCCGTGGACGTCGGCGGAGACCCGCATCCGCGCGCTCGGCGACCCGGATGCGGTGAGCGTCGGCGACTACCACCTCGCCCACGAGGTCGGCTACGCGCTCACCGGCCATCGCACCGACGACGACGGGATGCTCGAGCTCCTCGAACCGTGGGCCGGGCACCGCCAACGGGTGATCCGACTGATCTTCGCGAGCCGGGTGAGCGAACCCCGCCGCGGACCCCGGCTGTCCCCCGAA
- a CDS encoding winged helix-turn-helix domain-containing protein — translation MSNIALLERPAASAAVRTAPSAPTTGPLDADLPAVRSPRGFALYVGLDEIKAAEAGVSLPLLVDALRRTLAELAPGAETHATVALAPHGSGGRDLDVVRLALHEPGAIARTKAAAEEETTDEEGGVVVDISRKRVLIDGESAAFTYKEFELLQYLVLREGRTIERSELVSALWQSQDDETPGERTIDVHVRRLRAKLGRYEDIVRTVRGIGYRFDRHADVVIRYGHGTPSPDRF, via the coding sequence ATGTCGAACATCGCACTTCTCGAGCGTCCCGCCGCCTCCGCCGCTGTCCGCACCGCTCCGTCGGCGCCCACGACCGGTCCGCTCGACGCAGATCTTCCCGCAGTCCGCTCGCCCCGCGGTTTCGCCCTCTACGTCGGTCTCGACGAGATCAAGGCGGCCGAAGCAGGGGTCAGCCTCCCGCTACTCGTCGACGCCCTGCGCCGCACCCTCGCCGAGCTCGCGCCCGGCGCCGAGACGCACGCCACCGTCGCCCTCGCCCCGCACGGATCGGGCGGCCGCGACCTCGATGTCGTCCGTCTGGCGCTGCACGAGCCCGGCGCGATCGCTCGCACCAAGGCCGCGGCCGAGGAGGAGACCACCGACGAAGAGGGCGGCGTCGTCGTCGACATCTCGCGCAAGCGGGTGCTGATCGATGGTGAGTCCGCTGCCTTCACCTACAAGGAGTTCGAGCTGCTGCAGTACCTGGTGCTCCGCGAGGGACGCACGATCGAGCGGAGCGAGCTCGTCTCCGCACTGTGGCAGTCACAGGACGACGAGACCCCGGGTGAGCGCACCATCGACGTGCACGTGCGACGACTGCGCGCCAAGCTCGGCCGCTACGAGGACATCGTCCGCACTGTCCGCGGAATCGGCTACCGCTTCGACCGTCACGCCGACGTCGTCATCCGCTACGGCCACGGAACCCCTTCACCCGACCGCTTCTGA